A single window of Desulfovibrio sp. JC010 DNA harbors:
- a CDS encoding tetratricopeptide repeat protein encodes MRSILKKKILPSLLAASVLFGAGGNVFAASAKKNDSFESWLEKYGAWDILEQNYSQTGDTPELILKRAETAFNLGRYSACLETLQSTPAFTDKTQEITRLWLGGKCQRALGDPVKGVIWFSQAARLMDQRTMASKFKKDSQLKSIWFDVWRSLYWGYQVTPEAARESRKMLLDQTFAQAEKVWPTTYFVINSKAKLGALNSTSEIIPVISNSTIVSDDDRNAIAQSLAAASIGEWEKADNALTAVSNSTVQTFWKSVNQYLESGNTPESVSIFNEENLIRPNSFFEAGVLEPVTVSPTLWQLGAPTSPAWNAFRKQLLEMKPQEALKTIDRETGSLLLSSDLVNALQNYRLAFAFLSGDMELAENVLKRLDTDTLPMSLRVACGIAFKLPLSRVLSSADYGKNENIYIISGLSEAAGINYLSDIDTPFWKPISRKALNPTINSNPLDRLLVFADLNAQADKKQSIKIARRCAFLFPKSKLGAESFIYLADQAAQNRDFKLSAYYLKRVDQDKFGPELRLQWLSAAVAYDLAVGKDDKAMKAYNEILKSGGTLPAEKELKLALMIQQKGDLKKAQAILERIWSTRDDLENDELRAEVLFWIAEGEHAMGRKEKALKHYLELAWEFPEQNIWAVTAMYRSSMIYEHKGQFETAKRFLKTVIKRADRKAQKEAAKARLNAIDTKLAKVGADKEVSFPF; translated from the coding sequence ATGAGATCGATACTTAAGAAAAAGATATTACCTTCCCTGCTGGCTGCATCTGTTTTGTTCGGGGCCGGAGGAAATGTTTTTGCTGCTTCTGCCAAGAAAAATGATTCATTTGAATCATGGCTGGAAAAATACGGTGCCTGGGACATTCTTGAACAGAATTACTCCCAGACCGGAGATACACCGGAACTTATCCTTAAACGGGCTGAAACCGCTTTTAATCTCGGCCGCTATTCCGCATGTCTTGAAACACTGCAATCCACACCGGCTTTTACCGACAAAACTCAGGAAATCACCCGGCTCTGGCTAGGCGGTAAATGCCAGCGCGCTCTCGGCGATCCGGTAAAAGGCGTAATCTGGTTCAGTCAGGCTGCACGTTTGATGGATCAGAGAACCATGGCTTCAAAATTTAAAAAGGATTCACAGCTTAAAAGCATCTGGTTTGATGTCTGGCGTTCCCTTTACTGGGGATACCAGGTAACCCCGGAGGCTGCCCGCGAATCACGGAAGATGCTGCTCGATCAGACCTTTGCACAGGCTGAAAAAGTCTGGCCGACAACCTATTTTGTCATCAACAGCAAAGCCAAGCTGGGAGCGTTGAACAGTACTTCTGAAATCATTCCTGTTATCAGCAATTCAACTATTGTCAGCGATGATGACCGTAATGCTATTGCTCAGTCTCTGGCAGCAGCAAGTATCGGAGAATGGGAAAAAGCAGATAACGCTTTAACTGCAGTTTCCAACTCAACAGTTCAGACTTTCTGGAAATCCGTTAACCAGTATCTGGAATCCGGCAATACTCCGGAATCTGTTTCTATCTTTAATGAAGAAAATCTGATTCGACCGAATTCTTTTTTTGAGGCAGGGGTTCTTGAGCCTGTGACCGTCTCCCCTACTCTCTGGCAGCTTGGCGCGCCCACTTCACCGGCATGGAATGCTTTCCGCAAGCAGCTCCTGGAGATGAAACCGCAGGAAGCACTTAAAACTATCGACCGCGAAACCGGGTCATTGCTGCTTTCCAGCGATTTGGTTAACGCTCTCCAGAACTACCGTCTTGCGTTCGCATTTCTGAGCGGAGACATGGAGCTTGCTGAGAATGTTCTGAAGCGTCTTGATACGGACACTCTGCCCATGAGCCTCAGAGTCGCCTGCGGTATTGCTTTCAAGCTGCCTCTGTCCAGAGTGCTCAGTAGCGCTGATTATGGTAAAAACGAAAACATCTACATAATTTCCGGGCTTAGCGAGGCTGCCGGGATCAACTATTTAAGCGATATTGATACGCCCTTCTGGAAGCCCATTTCCCGGAAAGCACTTAATCCAACTATCAACTCCAATCCGTTGGACAGGCTGCTGGTATTCGCAGACCTGAATGCTCAGGCAGATAAAAAACAGAGCATTAAAATAGCCCGTCGATGTGCGTTTCTGTTTCCCAAGTCCAAGCTGGGTGCTGAGAGTTTTATCTACTTGGCAGATCAGGCCGCTCAAAACAGGGACTTCAAACTCTCCGCCTATTACCTGAAACGGGTTGATCAGGATAAATTCGGTCCTGAATTACGCCTTCAGTGGCTCTCTGCGGCAGTCGCATATGATCTTGCTGTCGGTAAAGACGACAAAGCCATGAAGGCTTATAACGAAATTCTCAAGTCCGGCGGCACCCTTCCGGCTGAGAAGGAACTCAAGCTGGCACTCATGATTCAACAGAAAGGTGACTTAAAAAAAGCTCAAGCCATACTTGAAAGAATCTGGTCAACCCGCGACGATCTGGAAAATGACGAACTGCGTGCAGAGGTGCTTTTCTGGATTGCCGAAGGTGAGCACGCTATGGGCAGGAAAGAAAAAGCACTTAAGCATTATCTCGAATTGGCATGGGAGTTCCCGGAGCAGAATATCTGGGCCGTGACCGCCATGTATCGTTCTTCCATGATCTACGAACACAAAGGCCAGTTCGAAACTGCCAAACGGTTTCTCAAAACTGTCATCAAACGCGCTGACCGCAAGGCCCAGAAAGAGGCCGCAAAAGCCCGGCTCAATGCCATCGACACCAAGCTGGCCAAAGTCGGCGCAGATAAAGAAGTTAGCTTTCCATTTTAA
- a CDS encoding transcriptional regulator, whose translation MLKFVVIAIAAFVMWKLFMGDQKKKQDKEGKDFNKKVKTGEMVKDPICGAYVPKDGDIRVKNGEKVECFCSYECRDKYIKRLEADGGE comes from the coding sequence ATGTTGAAATTTGTTGTTATCGCCATTGCCGCATTTGTCATGTGGAAACTATTTATGGGCGATCAGAAAAAGAAACAGGATAAAGAAGGCAAAGATTTCAATAAAAAGGTCAAAACCGGAGAAATGGTCAAAGACCCCATCTGCGGTGCCTACGTTCCCAAAGACGGCGACATCCGGGTAAAAAACGGCGAGAAAGTCGAATGCTTCTGTTCCTATGAATGTCGCGATAAGTACATCAAGCGGCTTGAGGCTGATGGCGGCGAATAA
- the folK gene encoding 2-amino-4-hydroxy-6-hydroxymethyldihydropteridine diphosphokinase: MTDIPIIKVYVSLGSNIGDTEDHLNQAVARLEKYEGIEPEKWSETYQTEPQGLKDQPWFTNQVVRFDVDPELWSAEGFLSTLQAVEGQMDRVRDVKNGPRTIDLDIILFGDRVIDSGSYLTVPHPRAQERAFVLLPLADIEPELAFPDGTTISDALQKIDYRTEGKKIYQD; encoded by the coding sequence ATCACGGATATCCCAATTATAAAGGTCTACGTCAGCCTTGGTTCAAATATCGGAGACACAGAAGATCATTTGAATCAGGCAGTCGCCAGACTGGAAAAATATGAAGGAATTGAACCTGAAAAATGGTCTGAAACATACCAGACCGAACCTCAGGGACTGAAAGATCAGCCATGGTTTACCAATCAGGTGGTCCGTTTCGACGTTGACCCGGAACTCTGGTCCGCAGAAGGATTCCTTTCCACGCTTCAAGCGGTGGAAGGGCAGATGGACCGGGTCAGGGACGTTAAGAACGGCCCCCGAACCATTGATCTGGATATTATTCTCTTCGGAGACCGGGTCATTGACAGCGGCAGCTATCTCACTGTTCCGCATCCGCGGGCGCAGGAGAGGGCGTTTGTGCTCCTTCCGCTGGCTGATATTGAGCCGGAACTGGCTTTCCCGGATGGGACAACCATTTCTGACGCTCTGCAGAAAATCGATTACCGTACAGAAGGTAAGAAGATTTATCAGGATTAA
- a CDS encoding LL-diaminopimelate aminotransferase — MPEFKLADRLATLPPYLFAEIDRLKAEVAAQGVDIISLGIGDPDLPTPDFIIEALHKAAQNPVNHQYPSYVGLMTFRQAVADWYKERFNVELDAASEVVSLIGSKEGIAHFPLAFVNPGDLVLVASPNYPVYPVASGFAGGVVEMVPLLEENDFLPDLDAIEDAKWDKCKIIFVNYPNNPTSATATPKFYAELVAKAKKHNVIIAADAAYTEVYYEEDKKPISILETPGAKDVAIEFHSLSKTYNMTGWRCGMAVGNASLVAGLGKIKENVDSGIFQAVQEAGIVALKEGEPYVKEFRKIYKERRDCVIEALEKINISCKVPDASIFVWAKTPEGYTSSEFVSKLLKETGVVVTPGNGFGESGEGYFRISLTVDTERLKEAVSRISQL; from the coding sequence ATGCCGGAATTTAAACTTGCCGACAGACTTGCCACACTTCCCCCGTACCTCTTTGCAGAAATCGACAGACTTAAAGCTGAAGTTGCAGCTCAGGGCGTGGATATCATCAGCCTCGGCATCGGAGATCCCGACCTTCCGACTCCCGATTTCATTATTGAAGCACTGCACAAGGCAGCTCAGAACCCGGTCAACCACCAGTATCCTTCTTATGTAGGACTCATGACTTTCCGTCAGGCTGTTGCCGACTGGTACAAGGAAAGATTCAACGTGGAACTGGACGCAGCAAGCGAAGTAGTTTCCCTGATCGGTTCCAAAGAAGGTATCGCACACTTCCCGCTGGCTTTCGTTAACCCCGGCGATCTGGTGCTGGTAGCTTCCCCCAACTACCCGGTTTACCCGGTAGCATCCGGTTTTGCCGGCGGCGTGGTTGAAATGGTACCGCTTCTCGAAGAAAATGATTTCCTGCCCGACCTTGACGCCATCGAGGACGCAAAATGGGACAAGTGCAAAATCATTTTCGTAAACTACCCCAACAACCCCACATCCGCCACCGCAACCCCCAAATTCTATGCAGAGCTGGTTGCCAAAGCCAAGAAGCATAACGTAATCATCGCAGCTGACGCCGCTTACACCGAAGTCTACTACGAAGAAGACAAGAAGCCCATTTCCATTCTGGAAACTCCCGGCGCAAAAGATGTGGCCATAGAATTCCATTCCCTGTCCAAGACTTACAACATGACCGGCTGGCGTTGCGGCATGGCAGTGGGTAATGCCTCACTCGTGGCCGGACTTGGAAAAATTAAAGAAAATGTCGACTCCGGCATCTTTCAGGCTGTACAGGAAGCCGGAATTGTTGCACTTAAAGAAGGCGAACCTTACGTTAAGGAATTCCGCAAGATCTATAAAGAGCGTCGTGACTGCGTTATCGAAGCTCTGGAAAAGATCAACATTTCCTGCAAGGTGCCTGATGCATCCATCTTCGTATGGGCTAAAACTCCCGAAGGCTACACTTCTTCCGAGTTCGTATCCAAGCTCCTGAAGGAAACCGGCGTTGTTGTTACTCCCGGTAACGGCTTTGGCGAATCCGGTGAAGGGTATTTCAGAATTTCGCTGACTGTCGATACCGAAAGGCTCAAGGAGGCAGTATCACGGATATCCCAATTATAA
- the xerD gene encoding site-specific tyrosine recombinase XerD — protein MTENENNTSSKHQWVDRYLEYLLIERGLSENSLNGYLSDLESFQNFLEERSAKIDDTTSQTLLLYLTYLRSKALKSTSLARHLSSLRGFFAFCTSRGFIKEDPATLLENPKLPRKIPEFLSPEEIGRILALPKLTEKLGFRDRAMLELLYAAGMRVSELINLNIEDFDPQTGVLIIFGKGSKERLVPIHYVAQNFLNQYIKDWRPAFNPKVKNIFLNRSGKGLTRQGVWKLIKKFALEAGIKRSISPHTFRHSFATHLLDGGADLRTVQLLLGHSDINATEIYTHIQAGRLVQLHKRFHPRSVM, from the coding sequence ATGACCGAGAACGAAAACAATACATCTTCTAAACACCAATGGGTTGACCGTTACCTGGAGTACCTGCTCATTGAGCGTGGACTTTCGGAAAACAGCCTCAACGGATATCTGAGTGATCTGGAGTCTTTTCAGAATTTTCTGGAGGAAAGGTCCGCGAAAATAGATGACACCACAAGTCAGACACTTCTGCTCTACCTTACATATCTAAGGTCAAAAGCATTGAAATCAACCTCGCTGGCGAGGCATCTTTCGTCTTTGCGGGGATTCTTCGCGTTCTGCACGTCACGCGGCTTCATTAAAGAAGACCCGGCAACCCTGCTGGAAAACCCGAAGCTCCCCAGAAAAATACCTGAGTTCCTTTCACCGGAGGAAATCGGCCGCATACTCGCCCTGCCCAAGCTGACCGAAAAACTGGGCTTTCGCGATCGTGCTATGCTTGAGCTGCTTTATGCAGCCGGAATGAGAGTCTCCGAATTGATCAACCTTAACATTGAAGACTTTGATCCTCAAACCGGAGTTCTCATTATTTTCGGTAAAGGTTCCAAGGAACGGTTGGTACCGATTCATTATGTGGCGCAAAATTTCTTAAACCAATACATTAAAGATTGGCGTCCTGCTTTTAATCCCAAGGTCAAGAACATATTCTTAAACAGATCAGGAAAAGGACTGACCAGACAGGGGGTCTGGAAACTGATCAAGAAGTTCGCACTGGAAGCAGGGATAAAACGTTCAATATCTCCGCACACTTTCAGGCATTCGTTTGCCACCCACTTGCTGGATGGCGGTGCGGATCTGCGTACAGTCCAGTTGCTTCTCGGTCATTCAGACATTAATGCTACCGAAATATACACACATATTCAAGCCGGAAGATTAGTCCAGCTTCATAAACGTTTTCACCCACGATCTGTAATGTGA
- a CDS encoding CBS domain-containing protein encodes MSKNENLIKAETIITGHVNADFDCLAAIVAAGKLYPDATLIFPGSQEKNLRNFYMESATYFFNFKHLKEIDKSAVKLLVVVDTSRRKRIVHIDPILQNPGLRIHIYDHHMKSECDLDPEFMIKKPWGSSVAILSHEIRERGLEINQEEATIMGLGLYEDTGSFTFNSTTEHDFEAGKWLLKNGMELDVITDLLNRDLSAQQITLLGRLLEGATTHTINDLDVVISEISTPEYVVDFSVLVHKFMDVENIKVLFALGRMNDRIHLVARSRTPDIDVGAICTAFGGGGHVYAASATIKDRTLAEVRDELFALLYSKVTPRLNVESIMTKPPVAIPRNMNITKAVDRMTKYNLKGVPVVDSMENMRVVGLLEQKTADKALSHSLGEMEVEIYMQHPFSTIKTDSGLHRVMEIILGQKQRLVPVVENDRVEAVVTRTDLINMLVQDPARIPESLFPDKKQERNIRNIMRNRLPNKILDILETAGEMAAEIGTEAYVVGGFVRDVLLTKTNFDLDLVVEGDGIAFAKKLAKKMDGRAKYHRKFKTAVVILPDGQRVDVATARLEYYEYPAALPTVELSSIKMDLYRRDFTINALAVHINPGSFGKLVDFFGSQRDLKDKTVRVLHALSFVEDPTRIMRAIRFEQRFDFKIGGQTLNLIKNALKLNLINKLSGYRLTHEMRIILDEAHVLRSIERMNELGVLEAIHPLMVLNSARSQVIGELERLMSWYSLLYLEPPLSVWKTYFLAMCMGIPKAKMEQIYDRFSFSPTERREFVHLRDTVFWAAGNIMNIKQEMKPSEIYETLSPVPLEGVLFIMARTKREMIKKYVSQYLTSLRLKTIDVTGEDLKELGLEPGPMYSELLTKVKLACLDGELKGRQDQLSFLKDKIKDLKK; translated from the coding sequence ATGTCAAAAAATGAAAACCTGATAAAAGCGGAAACCATAATTACCGGCCATGTAAATGCGGATTTCGATTGTCTGGCCGCCATTGTGGCTGCCGGAAAACTATATCCCGACGCAACGCTTATTTTCCCCGGAAGCCAGGAAAAGAACCTGCGTAATTTCTACATGGAAAGCGCGACTTATTTCTTTAATTTCAAACATCTGAAAGAAATAGATAAAAGCGCGGTCAAGCTGCTGGTTGTGGTGGATACCTCACGCCGCAAACGCATTGTTCATATTGATCCCATTCTGCAGAATCCTGGGCTGAGAATCCATATTTACGACCATCACATGAAATCCGAATGCGACCTTGATCCTGAATTCATGATTAAAAAGCCTTGGGGATCAAGCGTTGCAATTCTTTCCCATGAAATTCGCGAGCGCGGGCTGGAGATCAATCAGGAAGAAGCCACCATCATGGGCCTTGGACTTTATGAAGATACCGGATCATTCACTTTCAATTCCACCACCGAGCACGATTTCGAGGCCGGGAAATGGCTCTTGAAAAACGGCATGGAGCTGGACGTTATCACCGACCTGCTCAACCGCGATCTTTCCGCGCAGCAGATTACCCTGCTCGGGAGACTGCTTGAAGGGGCCACCACCCATACCATCAACGACCTCGATGTGGTTATATCCGAGATCAGTACGCCCGAATATGTGGTTGATTTTTCCGTACTGGTTCATAAATTCATGGACGTTGAAAATATCAAGGTCCTTTTTGCACTGGGCCGCATGAACGACCGTATCCATCTGGTGGCCCGTTCCCGCACACCGGACATTGACGTGGGCGCGATCTGCACGGCTTTTGGTGGAGGCGGACATGTTTATGCCGCATCCGCAACCATCAAAGACCGCACGCTGGCCGAAGTGCGTGATGAACTTTTCGCCCTGCTCTATTCCAAGGTTACCCCGCGCTTGAACGTGGAGTCCATCATGACCAAGCCGCCTGTTGCCATTCCCCGCAATATGAATATTACCAAGGCCGTAGACCGCATGACCAAGTACAACCTCAAAGGTGTGCCTGTGGTGGACTCCATGGAGAATATGCGCGTGGTCGGTCTACTGGAGCAGAAAACCGCAGACAAAGCTCTTTCGCATAGTCTGGGTGAGATGGAAGTTGAAATTTACATGCAGCACCCCTTTTCCACCATCAAGACTGATTCCGGGCTGCACCGGGTCATGGAAATTATCCTTGGCCAGAAGCAGCGTCTGGTTCCAGTGGTGGAAAATGACCGGGTTGAGGCTGTGGTCACCCGCACCGACCTGATTAATATGCTGGTGCAGGACCCGGCACGCATTCCGGAATCCCTGTTTCCGGACAAGAAACAGGAACGCAATATCCGCAACATAATGCGCAACCGTCTGCCCAACAAAATCCTCGACATCCTTGAGACTGCCGGGGAAATGGCTGCCGAGATCGGCACAGAAGCTTACGTGGTCGGCGGATTTGTGCGTGATGTGCTGCTGACCAAGACCAATTTCGACCTTGATCTGGTGGTTGAAGGTGACGGTATCGCCTTTGCCAAAAAGCTGGCTAAGAAAATGGACGGTCGGGCCAAATACCACCGCAAATTCAAGACCGCTGTAGTCATCCTGCCAGACGGGCAGCGGGTGGATGTGGCTACCGCACGTCTGGAATATTATGAATATCCGGCCGCCCTGCCTACGGTTGAGCTTTCATCTATAAAAATGGATCTTTACCGCCGCGACTTCACCATCAACGCACTGGCAGTGCACATCAATCCGGGAAGCTTCGGTAAACTGGTGGATTTCTTCGGTTCCCAGCGCGACTTGAAAGACAAGACCGTGCGGGTGCTGCACGCCCTTAGTTTTGTGGAAGACCCGACCCGAATCATGCGCGCCATCCGCTTTGAACAACGTTTTGATTTCAAAATCGGCGGCCAGACCCTGAATCTAATCAAAAACGCGCTCAAGCTGAATCTGATCAACAAACTTTCCGGCTACCGCTTAACCCACGAAATGCGCATTATTTTGGATGAAGCGCATGTGCTGCGCTCCATTGAGCGTATGAACGAACTGGGTGTGCTTGAAGCGATTCATCCATTGATGGTGCTCAATTCCGCCCGTTCGCAGGTTATCGGGGAACTTGAGCGGCTCATGAGCTGGTACAGTCTGCTCTATCTTGAACCGCCTCTTTCGGTCTGGAAAACATATTTTCTGGCCATGTGCATGGGTATACCTAAGGCAAAAATGGAGCAGATTTACGACCGCTTCAGCTTTTCTCCCACAGAACGCAGGGAATTTGTCCATTTGCGTGATACTGTTTTCTGGGCAGCCGGGAATATCATGAACATCAAGCAGGAAATGAAACCCAGCGAGATTTACGAAACCCTCAGCCCGGTTCCGCTGGAGGGAGTGCTTTTCATCATGGCCCGCACCAAGCGGGAGATGATTAAAAAATATGTCTCCCAATATCTGACCAGCCTGAGACTTAAGACAATAGATGTGACCGGTGAAGACCTGAAGGAACTAGGACTTGAGCCGGGGCCTATGTATTCGGAATTGTTGACTAAGGTAAAACTGGCCTGCCTTGATGGTGAATTGAAAGGGCGTCAGGATCAATTATCTTTTTTAAAGGATAAAATTAAAGATTTAAAAAAATAG
- a CDS encoding HIT domain-containing protein has translation MDVLWAPWRMDYILGPKPDECVFCIPESTEEDEERLILHRAEHCFVIMNKFPYNNCHLMVTPYRHVSKLTDLDEAEASEIMKYITISCDILDKACNPQGINVGLNIGEAAGAGIAAHLHFQLVPRWNGDASFMAVFGETNVIPDHLSSTYNRLKPFFDSCCR, from the coding sequence ATGGACGTATTATGGGCACCGTGGCGGATGGACTACATTCTTGGTCCCAAGCCTGATGAATGTGTTTTCTGTATTCCGGAAAGCACTGAAGAGGATGAGGAAAGATTAATTCTGCACAGGGCTGAGCACTGCTTTGTGATCATGAATAAATTTCCTTACAACAACTGCCACCTGATGGTTACGCCGTACCGTCATGTCAGTAAACTCACTGATCTTGATGAAGCGGAAGCTTCGGAGATCATGAAATATATAACCATAAGCTGCGATATTCTGGATAAAGCATGCAACCCGCAAGGGATAAATGTCGGCCTGAATATAGGGGAAGCAGCCGGAGCTGGGATCGCCGCCCATCTCCACTTTCAGTTAGTACCCCGTTGGAACGGGGATGCATCGTTTATGGCAGTGTTCGGAGAAACCAATGTTATCCCCGACCACTTGTCCTCAACTTACAATAGGCTCAAGCCGTTTTTTGACAGCTGCTGTCGCTAG
- a CDS encoding lipopolysaccharide assembly LapA domain-containing protein translates to MRYLKVLALVVLFFLSMVFFIQNTPELSKEVTLSIELFNYKFMSQPLPYYLLILIAFAAGSLLCLLYFMADKVRLSGQLRTCRTRMANLEQEVNSLRNLPLDEGNYPSAEESEEKAS, encoded by the coding sequence ATGCGTTACTTGAAGGTTTTGGCTCTGGTGGTTCTCTTTTTCCTTTCCATGGTATTCTTTATTCAGAATACTCCTGAACTTTCCAAGGAAGTAACTCTGTCCATCGAACTGTTTAACTACAAGTTCATGAGCCAGCCTCTTCCCTACTATCTGTTGATCCTGATTGCCTTTGCCGCAGGTTCCTTGCTCTGTCTGCTTTACTTCATGGCTGACAAAGTCCGTCTTTCCGGCCAGCTCCGCACCTGCCGCACCAGAATGGCAAACCTTGAGCAGGAAGTTAACTCTCTGCGCAATCTGCCCCTCGATGAGGGGAACTATCCCTCCGCAGAAGAAAGCGAAGAGAAAGCTTCTTAA
- a CDS encoding tetratricopeptide repeat protein, whose translation MSFLSVFKKKKMTASDNRAPSYSSGAGKGKSGLADTRAAIDELSKVVKDTPEAVEIYLALGNLYRSQGEIERAAQIRNSLIVRPGLAPAIKARALYELGRDFSRGGFLDRAVSAFEKAREIVGDSPEILTELAELAAGGREFEKAAAYYSKLNQPVQEAHYLARLAEDYNSEGEYALANRTLRKAIDVSESSVESWLLVLTRMKQEGALDKFKKKFNIALAKVPKHLRFVLIEGVLAESLVFGETPLQKKEPDNDRSYPFYEVMVEEISQADPDVIMQYYGARLLQLCGKQEEAGVWLEKTLMLNQNFWLARLELFNLAQDQQQLTSSFKNQLDFFVNVAKKVQRFTCSSCGLKRDRIFFNCPRCRSWHSISFRKELNQ comes from the coding sequence GTGTCCTTTTTAAGCGTATTTAAAAAGAAGAAAATGACGGCGTCCGATAATCGGGCGCCGTCTTATTCGTCCGGGGCCGGAAAAGGCAAGTCCGGACTTGCGGATACCCGCGCAGCTATTGATGAACTCAGCAAGGTTGTAAAAGATACTCCCGAAGCTGTTGAGATCTACCTCGCCCTTGGTAACCTCTACCGTTCACAGGGCGAAATCGAACGTGCCGCCCAGATCAGGAACAGCCTGATTGTCCGTCCCGGTCTGGCCCCGGCTATCAAGGCCCGCGCCCTATATGAACTGGGGCGTGATTTCAGCCGTGGGGGCTTTCTGGACCGTGCGGTGAGTGCTTTTGAAAAAGCCCGTGAAATCGTAGGGGATTCCCCTGAGATTCTGACCGAACTGGCTGAACTGGCCGCAGGAGGCCGGGAATTCGAAAAAGCTGCAGCCTATTACTCCAAACTGAATCAGCCTGTGCAGGAAGCGCACTATCTCGCCCGGCTGGCTGAAGATTACAATTCAGAAGGCGAATACGCTCTCGCCAACCGTACCTTAAGAAAAGCCATTGATGTTTCTGAAAGCTCTGTAGAGTCATGGTTGCTGGTGCTGACCAGAATGAAACAGGAAGGGGCACTGGATAAATTCAAAAAGAAATTTAACATCGCTCTTGCAAAGGTTCCCAAGCACTTAAGATTTGTCCTTATTGAAGGCGTACTGGCTGAATCCCTTGTTTTCGGGGAGACTCCGCTCCAGAAAAAAGAACCGGACAATGACCGCAGCTATCCTTTTTATGAAGTGATGGTTGAAGAAATTTCCCAAGCCGACCCGGATGTGATCATGCAGTATTACGGTGCGCGGCTCCTGCAGCTCTGCGGCAAGCAGGAAGAAGCCGGGGTCTGGCTTGAAAAGACCCTCATGCTCAACCAGAATTTCTGGCTTGCGCGGCTTGAACTCTTTAATCTTGCGCAGGACCAGCAACAACTGACCTCATCTTTTAAAAATCAGCTGGACTTTTTTGTAAACGTTGCGAAAAAAGTGCAAAGATTCACCTGTTCCAGTTGCGGTCTTAAGCGTGATAGAATATTTTTCAATTGCCCGCGGTGCCGCAGTTGGCATTCAATTTCGTTCCGTAAAGAACTGAACCAGTAA